From Taeniopygia guttata chromosome 29, bTaeGut7.mat, whole genome shotgun sequence, a single genomic window includes:
- the SARNP gene encoding SAP domain-containing ribonucleoprotein (The RefSeq protein has 1 substitution compared to this genomic sequence), producing the protein MAAEPVELHKLKLAELKQECLARGLEAKGNKQDLIHRLQAYLEEHAEEEPNEEDVLGEEIEEEEPKAPEPPGKVEEAPLKSPDVIQEKKVVKISSDISQMERMQKRAERFNVPVSLESKKAARAARFGLATIPTKGLAADSKPTLNLEKLKERAQRFGLNVSSLSRKSEEDEKLKKRKERFGIVTGAGAADDSEAKKRKRAERFGIV; encoded by the exons ATGGCGGCGGAGCCGGTGGAGCTGAACAAGCTGAAG ctgGCGGAGCTGAAGCAGGAGTGCCTGGCGCGGGGACTGGAGGCCAAAGGCAACAAGCAGGACCTGATCCATCGGCTCCAGGCCTACCTGGAGGAGCACG CCGAGGAGGAGCCCAACGAGGAGGACGTGCTGGGGGAGGAGATCGAG GAGGAGGAGCCCAAGGCGCCGGAGCCGCCCGGGAAGGTGGAGGAGGCGCCGCTGAAATCACCAGACGT GATCCAGGAGAAGAAGGTGGTGAAGATCTCCTCGGACATCTCCCAGATGGAG CGGATGCAGAAACGAGCCGAGCGCTTCAACGTCCCTGTCAGCCTGGAGAGCAAAAAGGCGGCGAGGGCGGCGCG cttcGGCCTGGCCACAATTCCCACGAAAG GGCTCGCGGCTGACTCCAAACCCACG CTGAACCTGGAGAAGCTGAAGGAAAGGGCCCAGAGGTTCGGCCTCAACGTCTCCTCCCTCTCCAGGAAG aGCGAGGAGGACGAGAAgctgaagaagaggaaggaacGGTTCGGGATCGTCACCGGGGCCGGAGCTGCGGACGACTCCGAG GCAAAGAAGCGGAAAAGGGCGGAAAGGTTCGGGATCGTCTGA
- the SARNP gene encoding SAP domain-containing ribonucleoprotein isoform X2, whose product MAAEPVELNKLKLAELKQECLARGLEAKGNKQDLIHRLQAYLEEHAEEEPNEEDVLGEEIEEEEPKAPEPPGKVEEAPLKSPDVIQEKKVVKISSDISQMERMQKRAERFNVPVSLESKKAARAARFGLATIPTKGLAADSKPTSEEDEKLKKRKERFGIVTGAGAADDSEAKKRKRAERFGIV is encoded by the exons ATGGCGGCGGAGCCGGTGGAGCTGAACAAGCTGAAG ctgGCGGAGCTGAAGCAGGAGTGCCTGGCGCGGGGACTGGAGGCCAAAGGCAACAAGCAGGACCTGATCCATCGGCTCCAGGCCTACCTGGAGGAGCACG CCGAGGAGGAGCCCAACGAGGAGGACGTGCTGGGGGAGGAGATCGAG GAGGAGGAGCCCAAGGCGCCGGAGCCGCCCGGGAAGGTGGAGGAGGCGCCGCTGAAATCACCAGACGT GATCCAGGAGAAGAAGGTGGTGAAGATCTCCTCGGACATCTCCCAGATGGAG CGGATGCAGAAACGAGCCGAGCGCTTCAACGTCCCTGTCAGCCTGGAGAGCAAAAAGGCGGCGAGGGCGGCGCG cttcGGCCTGGCCACAATTCCCACGAAAG GGCTCGCGGCTGACTCCAAACCCACG aGCGAGGAGGACGAGAAgctgaagaagaggaaggaacGGTTCGGGATCGTCACCGGGGCCGGAGCTGCGGACGACTCCGAG GCAAAGAAGCGGAAAAGGGCGGAAAGGTTCGGGATCGTCTGA
- the SARNP gene encoding SAP domain-containing ribonucleoprotein isoform X1, whose amino-acid sequence MAAEPVELNKLKLAELKQECLARGLEAKGNKQDLIHRLQAYLEEHAEEEPNEEDVLGEEIEEEEPKAPEPPGKVEEAPLKSPDVIQEKKVVKISSDISQMERMQKRAERFNVPVSLESKKAARAARFGLATIPTKAEPGEAEGKGPEVRPQRLLPLQEERGGREAEEEEGTVRDRHRGRSCGRLRGKEAEKGGKVRDRLSCSGAASGGHCLNPSPVEDLSCQDLQFPAGISGIQGHSRNSRATPSLRYSIFLGIFLSHPSGTSETLGIFWDAPSHPGNPQDPGASLGLLPLFFPRFFPGFCIPGFFYFPGFSLGRVGCCPSSRISQ is encoded by the exons ATGGCGGCGGAGCCGGTGGAGCTGAACAAGCTGAAG ctgGCGGAGCTGAAGCAGGAGTGCCTGGCGCGGGGACTGGAGGCCAAAGGCAACAAGCAGGACCTGATCCATCGGCTCCAGGCCTACCTGGAGGAGCACG CCGAGGAGGAGCCCAACGAGGAGGACGTGCTGGGGGAGGAGATCGAG GAGGAGGAGCCCAAGGCGCCGGAGCCGCCCGGGAAGGTGGAGGAGGCGCCGCTGAAATCACCAGACGT GATCCAGGAGAAGAAGGTGGTGAAGATCTCCTCGGACATCTCCCAGATGGAG CGGATGCAGAAACGAGCCGAGCGCTTCAACGTCCCTGTCAGCCTGGAGAGCAAAAAGGCGGCGAGGGCGGCGCG cttcGGCCTGGCCACAATTCCCACGAAAG CTGAACCTGGAGAAGCTGAAGGAAAGGGCCCAGAGGTTCGGCCTCAACGTCTCCTCCCTCTCCAGGAAG aGCGAGGAGGACGAGAAgctgaagaagaggaaggaacGGTTCGGGATCGTCACCGGGGCCGGAGCTGCGGACGACTCCGAG GCAAAGAAGCGGAAAAGGGCGGAAAGGTTCGGGATCGTCTGAGCTGCTCCGGAGCCGCCTCAG GTGGGCATTGCCTGAACCCTTCCCCTGTTGAAGACTTGAGCTGCCAGGATTTGCAATTCCCggcgggaatttcgggaattcaGGGCcattcccggaattccagggCCACTCCCAGCCTGAGATATTctatttttttgggaattttccttTCCCACCCCTCGGGAACCTCAGAAACTCTGGGAATTTTCTGGGATGCTCCTTCCCATCCCGGAAATCCTCAGGATCCGGGCGCATCCCTGGGGctcctcccccttttttttccccgtttttttcCCGGGTTTTGTATTCCcggttttttctattttcccgGTTTTTCCCTCGGAAGGGTCGGGTGCTGCCCCTCGTCC